One Glycine max cultivar Williams 82 chromosome 6, Glycine_max_v4.0, whole genome shotgun sequence DNA segment encodes these proteins:
- the LOC100781769 gene encoding probable LRR receptor-like serine/threonine-protein kinase At1g74360, with amino-acid sequence MSFVAHRRKKTHSTREGPSSLMSEQETDSWGFLFVCLLILFSGKLVVGDSLETDARVLLKLKSYLQTQTLANKGGYTSWNKNSSNPCDWSGIKCSSILNGTTRRVVKVDISYSDIYGNIFENFSQLTELTHLDISWNSLSGGIPEDLRRSHKLVYLNLSHNTLKGELNLKGLTKLQTVDLSVNRFVGGLGLSFPAICDSLVTLNVSDNHLNGGIDGFFDQCLKLQHLDLSTNHLNGTLWTGFSRLREFSISENFLTGVVPSKAFPINCSLEKLDLSVNEFDGKPPKEVANCKNLLVLNLSGNNFTGDIPSEIGSISGLDALFLGNNTFSRDIPETLLNLTHLFILDLSRNKFGGEVQEIFGKFKQLKFLVLHSNSYTGGLNTSGIFTLTNLSRLDISFNNFSGPLPVEISQMSGLTFLTLTYNQFSGPIPSELGKLTRLMALDLAFNNFSGPIPPSLGNLSTLLWLTLSDNLLSGEIPPELGNCSSMLWLNLANNKLSGKFPSELTRIGRNARATFEANNRNLGGVVAGNSECLAMRRWIPADYPPFSFVYNILTRKNCRALWDRLLKGHNIFPMCSSVPSSKPSHIAGYVQLSGNQMSGEIPSEIGNMVNFSMLHFGDNKFTGKFPPEMVGLPLVVLNMTRNNFSGELPSDIGNMKCLQDLDLSCNNFSGAFPVTLARLDELSMFNISYNPLISGAVPPAGHLLTFDKDSYLGDPLLNLFFNITDDRNRTLPKVLKNPTKWSLVLALALAIMVFGLLFLVICFLVKSPKVEPGYLMKNNTKKQAHDSGSTGSSAGYSDTVKIFHLNKTVFTHADILKATSNFTEERIIGKGGYGTVYRGMFPDGREVAVKKLQREGTEGEKEFRAEMKVLSGLGFNWPHPNLVTLYGWCLYGSQKILVYEYIGGGSLEELVTDTKRMAWKRRLEVAIDVARALVYLHHECYPSIVHRDVKASNVLLDKDGKAKVTDFGLARIVNVGDSHVSTIVAGTVGYVAPEYGQTWQATTKGDVYSFGVLVMELATARRAVDGGEECLVEWTRRVMMMSSGRQGLDQYVPVLLKGCGVVEGAKEMSELLQVGVKCTHDAPQARPNMKEVLAMLIRIYNPTGDSNGGHIV; translated from the exons ATGAGTTTTGTTGctcatagaagaaaaaaaacacatagcACAAGAGAAGGACCATCATCATTAATGTCAGAGCAGGAAACCGATTCATGGGGCTTCCTGTTTGTCTGTTTGTTGATCCTTTTCTCAG GTAAACTAGTTGTTGGGGATTCATTGGAAACTGACGCACGAGTTTTGCTGAAGCTGAAATCATATTTGCAAACACAAACTCTTGCAAATAAAGGAGGGTACACAAGCTGGAACAAGAACAGTTCAAATCCTTGTGATTGGTCAGGAATCAAGTGCAGCAGCATCTTGAATGGAACAACAAGGAGGGTTGTGAAAGTTGATATCTCTTACAGTGACATATATGGTAACATATTCGAAAATTTCTCTCAACTCACTGAACTCACGCACCTTGATATTTCTTGGAACTCTCTCTCTGGGGGAATTCCTGAGGATTTGAGGAGGAGCCACAAACTTGTGTATCTTAATCTCTCTCATAATACTCTTAAGGGGGAGTTGAATTTGAAGGGTTTGACAAAGTTGCAAACAGTGGACTTGTCAGTTAATAGATTTGTTGGGGGACTTGGGTTGAGTTTCCCTGCCATTTGTGATAGTTTGGTGACTTTGAATGTTTCAGACAATCACTTGAATGGTGGAATTGATGGCTTCTTTGATCAATGCTTGAAGTTGCAGCACTTGGATTTGAGCACCAACCATCTGAATGGGACCCTATGGACTGGATTTTCCAGGCTGAGAGAGTTTTCCATCTCAGAGAATTTTCTCACAGGGGTTGTTCCTTCCAAGGCTTTTCCAATCAATTGTAGCCTTGAAAAACTTGACCTTTCTGTTAATGAATTTGACGGTAAGCCCCCAAAGGAGGTTGCTAACTGCAAGAATTTGTTGGTTCTCAACCTTTCTGGTAACAATTTTACTGGAGATATTCCCAGTGAAATTGGTTCCATTTCTGGTCTTGATGCATTGTTCTTGGGGAACAACACTTTCTCGAGGGATATCCCAGAGACCCTTTTGAACTTGACCCATTTGTTCATCTTGGATTTAAGCAGGAATAAATTTGGTGGGGAGGTGCAGGAGATTTTTGGGAAATTCAAGCAACTGAAGTTTCTTGTGCTGCACTCAAATTCCTACACTGGAGGGTTGAACACATCAGGCATTTTTACATTGACAAACCTTAGCCGTTTGGACATAAGCTTCAACAACTTTTCAGGTCCATTACCTGTTGAAATCTCACAAATGTCTGGACTTACCTTCTTAACCTTAACCTACAACCAGTTCTCTGGGCCTATTCCATCTGAATTGGGAAAGTTGACTCGCCTTATGGCACTTGATCTTGCCTTCAACAATTTCAGTGGACCAATCCCACCAAGCCTTGGAAACTTGAGTACTCTCCTATGGCTAACCCTTTCAGATAATTTGTTATCAGGAGAAATCCCGCCAGAGTTGGGAAACTGCTCAAGCATGTTATGGCTGAACCTTGCAAACAACAAACTCTCGGGAAAATTTCCTTCCGAACTAACGAGAATCGGAAGGAATGCAAGGGCCACATTTGAAGCAAACAATAGAAACCTTGGGGGAGTTGTTGCTGGCAATAGTGAGTGCTTAGCAATGAGGAGATGGATACCTGCTGATTACCCTCCATTCagctttgtgtataacatcttAACAAGGAAGAATTGTAGGGCCCTTTGGGATAGGTTGCTCAAAGGACATAATATTTTTCCCATGTGTTCATCTGTGCCCTCTTCTAAACCTTCACACATAGCAGGGTATGTTCAGCTAAGTGGGAACCAAATGAGTGGTGAAATCCCTTCAGAAATTGGGAACATGGTGAACTTCAGCATGTTGCATTTTGGGGATAACAAGTTCACTGGGAAATTCCCTCCAGAGATGGTAGGTTTGCCACTTGTAGTCTTGAACATGaccagaaacaatttttctggTGAACTTCCAAGTGATATTGGCAACATGAAGTGTCTACAGGATCTGGATTTGTCTTGTAACAATTTCTCCGGGGCATTTCCCGTAACTTTGGCACGCTTGGATGAGCTTAGCATGTTCAACATCTCATATAATCCTCTCATATCTGGTGCAGTCCCACCAGCTGGACACTTACTCACTTTTGACAAGGATTCATATTTGGGTGACCCCCTTTTGAACCTGTTCTTTAACATCACTGATGATAGAAATAGGACTTTACCCAAAGTCTTGAAAAATCCCACAAAATGGTCTTTGGTTTTGGCTCTAGCACTTGCTATCATGGTCTTTGGACTTCTTTTCCTGGTGATATGTTTCTTGGTGAAAAGTCCAAAGGTGGAACCAGGATACCTCATGAAGAATAATACAAAGAAGCAAGCACATGATTCAGGCAGCACCGGATCCTCAGCAGGGTATTCCGATACTGTCAAGATATTCCACCTAAACAAGACAGTTTTCACACATGCTGACATCTTAAAAGCAACCTCCAACTTCACAGAGGAGAGAATCATAGGAAAGGGTGGCTATGGAACAGTCTATAGAGGGATGTTTCCAGATGGGAGAGAAGTGGCAGTGAAGAAGCTTCAAAGGGAAGGAACTGAGGGCGAAAAAGAATTCAGAGCCGAAATGAAGGTTCTGAGTGGTCTTGGATTTAACTGGCCTCATCCAAACCTTGTCACACTCTATGGTTGGTGCCTCTATGGTTCACAGAAGATACTAGTCTATGAGTACATAGGAGGTGGAAGCTTGGAGGAACTTGTGACTGATACAAAAAGGATGGCATGGAAGAGGCGCCTAGAAGTGGCAATCGATGTGGCTAGAGCACTAGTCTATTTACACCATGAGTGCTACCCTTCTATTGTGCATAGAGATGTGAAGGCTAGTAATGTGTTGCTAGACAAAGATGGCAAGGCCAAGGTCACAGATTTTGGACTTGCTAGAATTGTTAATGTTGGAGATAGTCATGTGAGCACTATAGTGGCTGGCACAGTTGGGTATGTTGCACCAGAATATGGACAAACATGGCAAGCCACTACAAAAGGGGATGTGTATAGTTTTGGAGTGTTGGTCATGGAGCTAGCAACAGCAAGAAGAGCAGTGGATGGAGGTGAAGAGTGCTTGGTGGAATGGACTCGGCGCGTTATGATGATGAGTTCTGGAAGACAAGGGTTGGATCAATATGTGCCAGTTTTGTTGAAGGGATGTGGAGTAGTGGAAGGGGCAAAGGAGATGAGTGAATTGCTCCAAGTTGGAGTGAAGTGCACACATGATGCACCACAGGCTAGGCCTAACATGAAGGAGGTTCTAGCTATGCTCATTAGGATATACAATCCCACTGGGGACTCAAATGGTGGACACATTGTGTAG
- the LOC121172665 gene encoding uncharacterized protein: MAGSSGKQENTMPVKFAIQRELEYRKIVAAFHLRPNSKFTKEVKSSNDASCPKLLPGPSSMKFSSLSGTKRKESPTRSTHHPRLKHQQPFHGSLNHEVQTGAC; encoded by the exons ATGGCTGGAAGCAGTGGGAAGCAAGAAAATACAATGCCAGTGAAGTTTGCAATCCAGAGGGAGTTAGAATATAGGAAAATTGTAGCAGCATTTCATTTGCGTCCGAATTCTAAATTCACTAAAGAG gTTAAATCATCAAATGATGCTTCCTGTCCAAAGCTATTGCCAGGTCCAAGTTCAATGAAATTTTCAAGCCTTTCAGGAACTAAGCGGAAGGAATCACCAACAAGAAGTACTCATCATCCGCGTCTAAAACATCAACAACCATTTCATGGAAgtctcaatcatgaagttcagACAGGAGCCT GTTAA
- the LOC102666094 gene encoding zinc finger matrin-type protein 4 encodes MKTGARDFSLNVKSSNDASLPKSLPGPCTSKFSSLLGTKGKESPSSDHLRLQHHHPFHGTLNHEGELDDIYCKICQISCSSPSNLKQHLRGRKHKQMLQKGGSNSQMQWCEVCCIPCMNEDLLKMHFQGQKHKAKLQMLEISKQGVEAPNKPKWCALCKLWCSDEFAFRLHLGGKKHVKKKRCP; translated from the exons ATGAAGACAGGAGCCAGGGATTTCAGTCTTAAT GTTAAATCATCAAATGATGCTTCCCTCCCAAAGTCATTGCCAGGTCCATGTACAAGTAAATTCTCAAGTCTTTTAGGCACTAAAGGGAAGGAATCACCAAGTTCTGATCATCTGCGTCTACAACATCATCATCCATTTCATGGAACTCTCAACCATGAAGGTGAGCTGGATGATATATACTGCAAAATTTGTCAAATATCTTGCTCAAGTCCATCCAATCTCAAGCAACACTTGAGAGGTCGGAAGCACAAGCAAATGTTGCAAAAGGGTGGAAGCAATAGTCAGATGCAATGGTGTGAAGTGTGTTGCATTCCGTGTATGAATGAAGATTTGCTCAAAATGCACTTTCAAGGCCAAAAGCACAAGGCTAAATTGCAGATGCTGGAAATCAGCAAGCAAGGTGTGGAGGCTCCAAATAAGCCAAAATGGTGTGCACTATGCAAATTATGGTGCAGTGATGAGTTTGCTTTCAGACTGCACCTTGGAGGTAAAAAGcacgtgaaaaaaaaaagatgtccaTAA
- the LOC100527076 gene encoding uncharacterized protein LOC100527076 — protein MDCSYGFPITRPRDVSLQELSKRLAEFAEVRGWDQHHSPRNLLLALVGEVGELSEIFQWKGEVAKGLPNWSSDDKERLEEELSDVLLYLVRLADVCGLDLGQAALTKLVKNAQKYPVVVTNNTPSSTTMN, from the exons ATGGATTGCTCTTATGGTTTTCCCATAACACGTCCAAGAGATGTTTCTCTTCAGGAACTAAGCAAGAGGCTGGCCGAGTTTGCTGAAGTGAGAGGATGGGATCAACATCACAGTCCTAGAAATCTTCTCTTAGCACTT GTTGGAGAGGTGGGAGAGCTGTCTGAGATATTCCAATGGAAAGGAGAAGTTGCAAAAGGATTACCCAATTGGAGTTCTGATGACAAGGAAAGGTTAGAGGAAGAACTTTCAGATGTTTTGTTGTATTTGGTGCGTCTTGCTGATGTGTGTGGCCTAGATCTTGGACAAGCAGCTCTAACAAAATTGGTCAAGAATGCTCAGAAATACCCTGTTGTTGTTACTAACAACACACCCTCTTCAACAACCATGAATTGA